Proteins encoded in a region of the Novibacillus thermophilus genome:
- a CDS encoding heparinase II/III family protein, with protein MKRDQIQKCLHDYRVKGPSLLLPEVEDLDNWWSTFHQDKAYKFLLDEIREEAGKLIHGQDPELTYSLFQAFWDNGSRVEYEEVYFRKRRRLNTFAMMSLLDPDQQVFREALQNTLWSICNEYTWCLPAHLSHGRTNIHFSLEGHADDPHSDALEIDLFAAETAFSLSEILSLTDRFLHPLIKGRIHEEVYRRIFRPYVQNVYHWETATHNWSAVCAGSIGAAALHLIDDVDDLSLILEKVLHSLEFYLAGFNEDGVCREGYMYWQYGFGYYVYFADLLKKRTGGKIDLFQSEKVHQIARFQQKVFMEGNAVINFSDCPSHVRVFLGMTHYLKQRYPDLDVPVTRLRAKYTDDHCSRWAPAIRNLVWFCPEEKGEPWRAATYYLDASQWYMSRHVSRSGVYVFAAKGGHNAEPHNHNDLGHFIFHARGETFLNDLGCGLYNKAYFSPERYSINCNGSQGHSVPVINHQFQCEGISQRAFVEEAAYGNQVDSFTFNLTKAYRIPHLQRLTRRFTWHKTHRPTLILEDSYVFTEEPESIVERFVTPIASIDEYADELKLVGKHCLHITFDRKVLEPKIQTLDFIDHDHRKVEQFAIDFTLVKPRKESKARFVFHFE; from the coding sequence ATGAAGCGAGATCAAATTCAAAAGTGTTTGCACGACTATAGAGTTAAAGGGCCTTCCCTCCTGCTTCCCGAAGTGGAAGACCTTGACAATTGGTGGAGCACTTTTCATCAGGATAAGGCCTATAAATTTCTTTTGGACGAAATACGAGAGGAGGCCGGAAAACTCATTCACGGCCAAGACCCGGAGCTGACATATTCCTTATTTCAGGCCTTCTGGGACAACGGGTCGAGGGTCGAATACGAAGAAGTTTATTTTCGGAAAAGAAGGCGACTGAATACGTTTGCCATGATGTCGTTACTTGATCCTGATCAACAAGTGTTTCGTGAAGCCCTGCAGAATACCTTGTGGTCCATTTGCAATGAGTATACGTGGTGTCTGCCCGCCCATTTAAGTCACGGCCGAACGAACATCCACTTTTCTCTTGAGGGCCACGCTGACGATCCGCACAGTGACGCTCTAGAGATCGATTTGTTTGCTGCGGAGACCGCCTTTTCCTTAAGTGAAATCTTAAGTTTAACAGACCGGTTCTTACATCCGTTGATAAAAGGGAGAATACATGAAGAAGTTTACCGAAGAATTTTTCGACCTTACGTTCAGAATGTTTACCATTGGGAAACGGCAACGCACAATTGGTCGGCAGTTTGTGCCGGTTCGATTGGCGCGGCTGCGCTGCACTTAATCGATGATGTGGATGACCTATCTCTCATTCTAGAGAAGGTCCTACATTCTTTGGAATTTTATTTAGCTGGTTTCAATGAAGACGGCGTTTGTAGAGAGGGTTACATGTATTGGCAATACGGATTTGGGTACTACGTTTACTTCGCTGACTTATTGAAAAAGAGAACAGGGGGGAAGATTGATTTATTTCAGTCTGAAAAAGTACATCAAATAGCTCGTTTTCAGCAAAAAGTCTTTATGGAAGGAAATGCGGTGATTAATTTTTCCGACTGTCCTTCCCATGTCCGTGTGTTTCTCGGCATGACTCACTATTTAAAACAGCGCTATCCGGATCTTGACGTCCCCGTCACACGTCTTCGCGCAAAATACACGGACGATCATTGTAGTCGGTGGGCGCCGGCGATCAGAAATTTAGTGTGGTTTTGTCCCGAAGAGAAAGGCGAACCTTGGCGGGCGGCAACCTACTACTTAGATGCTTCCCAATGGTATATGTCAAGGCACGTATCCCGTTCGGGTGTCTACGTATTCGCCGCAAAAGGAGGTCACAATGCAGAGCCCCACAATCATAACGACCTCGGGCATTTTATCTTTCACGCGAGGGGAGAAACCTTTTTGAATGACTTGGGGTGTGGCTTGTACAACAAAGCCTACTTCAGCCCGGAAAGGTATTCGATCAACTGCAATGGATCACAAGGTCATTCCGTACCTGTGATCAATCATCAATTCCAGTGTGAAGGGATTTCACAGCGTGCGTTTGTCGAAGAAGCCGCGTACGGGAATCAGGTCGACTCGTTTACGTTCAACTTGACGAAGGCTTACCGCATCCCCCATTTACAGCGATTGACCAGGCGGTTCACTTGGCACAAAACGCATCGTCCGACGTTGATTCTGGAAGACAGCTATGTTTTCACTGAAGAACCGGAATCGATCGTTGAAAGATTTGTGACACCAATTGCTTCGATCGATGAGTACGCTGACGAGCTTAAGCTTGTGGGCAAGCACTGTTTGCACATTACATTTGATCGCAAAGTGCTTGAGCCGAAAATTCAAACGTTAGATTTTATCGATCACGATCATCGTAAAGTTGAGCAATTTGCGATAGATTTTACTCTTGTAAAACCCCGAAAGGAAAGCAAAGCGCGGTTTGTGTTTCATTTTGAATGA
- a CDS encoding DUF2264 domain-containing protein — translation MEQTLTDRAYWIEAMCKIADPVLRALSERRLKRSMPVECREGTHRERFSHLEAMGRLLAGMAPWLEGGATEGDENRLREHYCTLARMAVDAGTDPESPDYMNFSEDFQPIVDSAYLSQAILRAPTELWEKLDDRVKQHVINALKKTRSRKPFFMNWLLFSAMTETTLYKVGVSDWDPMRIDYAIKQHDQWYVGDGLYSDGPDYHWDYYNSYVIHPMLVDILEHVGDEYDEWQARREPILERAQRYAAIQERLISPEGTFPPIGRSLAYRFGALQSLAQSALRDELPHTVSPAQVRSALTAVIRRSLEQPGTFTEEGWLTIGHCGQQPEIGEIYISTGSLYMCAAVFLPLGLPEAHPFWSDPPEDWTAKKAWSGRPFPIDRALEDA, via the coding sequence ATGGAACAAACGTTGACGGACAGAGCGTATTGGATCGAGGCGATGTGTAAAATTGCAGATCCGGTATTGCGGGCCTTGAGTGAAAGGCGTTTGAAACGATCAATGCCTGTTGAATGCAGGGAAGGGACACATCGCGAGAGATTCTCCCATCTTGAGGCTATGGGGAGATTGCTGGCAGGAATGGCACCGTGGTTGGAAGGCGGTGCGACCGAAGGAGACGAAAATCGCTTACGTGAACACTACTGCACTCTGGCAAGGATGGCCGTCGATGCCGGCACTGATCCGGAATCACCCGATTATATGAACTTCTCTGAAGACTTTCAGCCGATAGTCGATAGCGCCTATTTGTCCCAGGCCATATTGCGTGCCCCCACAGAACTGTGGGAAAAACTCGACGACCGAGTGAAGCAACATGTCATTAACGCTTTGAAGAAAACGAGGTCGAGGAAACCGTTCTTTATGAACTGGCTCCTGTTTTCTGCCATGACGGAAACGACTTTGTACAAAGTAGGGGTAAGTGACTGGGATCCGATGCGAATTGATTATGCAATTAAACAGCACGACCAATGGTATGTAGGAGATGGTCTGTACAGCGATGGCCCAGACTATCACTGGGATTATTACAACAGCTACGTCATTCATCCCATGTTAGTCGACATTCTCGAACATGTAGGGGATGAATACGATGAATGGCAGGCACGGCGGGAGCCGATTTTAGAAAGGGCCCAAAGGTATGCAGCCATCCAGGAACGGTTAATATCGCCGGAAGGAACGTTTCCTCCGATCGGGCGCTCTCTGGCCTACCGTTTTGGTGCCCTGCAAAGCCTTGCTCAGAGCGCTTTACGCGACGAACTCCCGCACACAGTATCTCCCGCTCAAGTCAGAAGCGCCTTAACTGCTGTTATTCGCCGGTCGTTGGAACAACCGGGGACCTTTACGGAAGAGGGCTGGTTAACGATCGGGCATTGTGGCCAACAACCGGAAATCGGTGAGATTTATATTTCAACAGGAAGCTTGTACATGTGTGCGGCTGTCTTTTTGCCGTTGGGACTCCCGGAGGCACACCCTTTTTGGAGTGATCCGCCTGAAGACTGGACAGCAAAAAAAGCTTGGTCAGGTCGCCCTTTTCCAATCGACCGCGCTTTAGAAGATGCATAG
- the rhaI gene encoding L-rhamnose isomerase, translating to MSDIQYQAFETRQKERGIDIEAVKRELKALKVETPSWGYGDSGTRFKVFKKVGVPRDPFEKLDDAAVVHKLTGLTPSVAIHIPWDKVDDYTQLSEYAASLGLRIGAVNPNLFQEDDYMLGSITNADENVRKKAVDHLLECVEIAKEVGSDIVSLWLADGTNYPGQADIRKRKHWMEEALAQTYQALESGMRLLIEYKFFEPAFYHTDLADWGMAYNTAVKLGPQAEVLVDTGHHAQGTNVEHIVAYLLDEERLGGFHFNSRKYADDDLIVGAINPYELFLIFYQILAALRDDEHPGTQQTARRIAYMIDQSHNIEPKIPAMIRSLLNVQTYYAKALLIQWDELEDAQAKQDVLRAEACVREAFEQDVTPLLHAVREEMNVPRDPMKAFYESGYLDKIQERGVGGASW from the coding sequence GTGAGTGACATTCAGTACCAGGCGTTTGAAACCCGTCAAAAGGAGCGGGGGATCGACATCGAAGCTGTGAAGCGCGAACTGAAGGCACTGAAAGTCGAGACCCCTTCCTGGGGGTACGGCGACTCGGGAACGCGGTTCAAAGTGTTTAAAAAAGTCGGCGTCCCCCGCGATCCGTTTGAAAAATTGGACGACGCGGCCGTCGTTCACAAACTGACCGGCCTTACACCTTCCGTCGCCATCCACATTCCGTGGGACAAGGTGGACGATTACACGCAACTGTCGGAGTACGCGGCATCCCTCGGGCTTCGCATCGGGGCGGTGAATCCCAATTTGTTTCAGGAAGACGACTACATGCTGGGCAGCATTACGAATGCCGATGAAAACGTTCGGAAAAAAGCGGTCGACCACTTGCTGGAATGCGTCGAGATTGCGAAAGAAGTCGGATCAGACATTGTCAGTCTCTGGCTGGCCGACGGGACGAACTATCCCGGACAGGCGGACATCCGAAAACGCAAGCACTGGATGGAGGAAGCGTTGGCCCAAACGTATCAAGCGCTGGAGTCCGGCATGCGGTTGCTGATCGAATACAAATTTTTCGAGCCTGCTTTTTACCATACGGATCTGGCTGACTGGGGGATGGCGTACAACACAGCTGTAAAATTGGGGCCTCAAGCTGAAGTGCTGGTGGACACCGGCCATCACGCCCAGGGGACAAACGTGGAACACATCGTCGCCTATTTGCTGGACGAGGAGCGGCTCGGCGGATTTCATTTCAACTCGCGCAAGTATGCCGACGATGACCTGATCGTCGGAGCCATCAACCCGTACGAACTGTTTCTCATTTTCTATCAAATACTAGCGGCGTTGCGTGACGACGAACATCCCGGAACGCAACAGACTGCGAGACGGATTGCGTACATGATCGACCAAAGCCACAACATTGAGCCGAAAATTCCTGCCATGATCCGGTCGCTCCTCAATGTGCAGACGTACTACGCCAAAGCGCTGTTGATCCAATGGGACGAACTTGAGGACGCCCAGGCCAAACAAGATGTGTTGCGAGCAGAGGCTTGTGTGCGTGAAGCGTTTGAACAAGATGTCACGCCTCTCCTGCATGCCGTGCGGGAGGAGATGAACGTGCCGCGGGACCCGATGAAAGCTTTCTATGAAAGCGGCTACCTGGACAAGATTCAAGAACGCGGTGTAGGCGGAGCCAGTTGGTGA
- a CDS encoding DeoR/GlpR family DNA-binding transcription regulator → MLVAERHREIVAVVNKRGSIRVTELAQLFHVTEETIRRDLEKLESQGKLQRSHGGAVRTESTERETPFSEREIAHVKEKSAIAREAVKRVEEYDSIILDASTTAWQMARLLPNIRLTVVTNAIKVAMELANRSRITVISTGGTLSPESLSYVGPLAERSLETYHVNKLFFSCSGLHTEHGLSDPTEWQAVLKRRMMSIAGQCYLLVDHSKFGVQAFSTIADVAGVHEVITDDKVDSDSVKQLEQVGVSVTLAT, encoded by the coding sequence ATGTTAGTTGCAGAGAGGCACCGTGAAATTGTGGCGGTCGTCAACAAAAGAGGCAGTATACGGGTCACGGAATTGGCACAGTTATTCCATGTAACAGAAGAGACGATTCGCCGGGATTTGGAAAAGTTAGAATCGCAAGGAAAGCTCCAACGGAGTCACGGTGGAGCGGTTCGTACGGAGAGCACAGAGAGGGAGACACCTTTTTCGGAGCGGGAAATTGCCCACGTTAAAGAGAAGTCTGCCATCGCCCGGGAAGCCGTGAAACGGGTGGAAGAGTACGACTCCATTATACTGGACGCCAGTACGACTGCTTGGCAAATGGCGCGATTACTCCCGAACATTCGCCTTACAGTCGTCACAAACGCGATTAAAGTGGCGATGGAATTGGCGAACCGGTCACGGATTACCGTGATTTCAACCGGCGGGACACTGTCCCCGGAGTCGCTGTCGTACGTCGGTCCGTTAGCCGAGCGGTCGTTGGAAACGTATCACGTGAACAAACTGTTTTTCTCTTGCAGCGGATTACACACCGAACACGGATTGAGTGATCCGACAGAATGGCAAGCGGTACTCAAAAGGCGCATGATGTCCATCGCCGGACAGTGTTACTTGCTGGTGGACCACAGTAAATTCGGGGTTCAGGCGTTTTCGACCATTGCCGATGTCGCAGGTGTTCACGAAGTGATCACAGACGACAAAGTTGATTCGGACAGTGTAAAACAGCTGGAACAAGTCGGGGTTTCTGTCACATTGGCGACATAG